Sequence from the Pseudophaeobacter arcticus DSM 23566 genome:
TATGCAGCCAACTTCCTGCACATGTGCTTCTCGGTGCCCGCCGAAGACTACAACGTGAACCCGATCCTGAGCCGCGCAATGGACCGGATCTTTACCCTGCACGCAGATCACGAGCAAAACGCCTCGACCTCGACCGTGCGCCTGGCCTCGTCTTCGGGTGCAAACCCATTTGCCTGTATCGCTGCGGGCATCGCCTGCCTTTGGGGCCCTGCCCATGGTGGCGCCAACCAGGCCTGCCTGGAGATGCTCAAGGAAATTGGGACCGTTGACCGCATTCCTGAATTCATCGCCCGCGCCAAAGACAAGGATGATCCCTTCCGTCTGATGGGCTTTGGTCACCGTGTTTACAAAAACACCGACCCGCGCGCCACGGTTCTGAAACAGTCCGCTGATGAGGTGCTCGAACTTCTGGGCGTCGAAGACAACCCGCTACTGCAGGTTGCCAAAGAGCTGGAACAGACGGCGCTGAATGATCCCTATTTCAAAGAGAAGAAGCTGTTCCCGAATGTGGACTTCTATTCCGGCATCATTCTCGAAGCGATGGGTTTCCCCACCTCGATGTTCACCCCAATCTTTGCTCTGTCGCGCACCGTTGGCTGGATCTCGCAGTGGAAAGAAATGATTGCAGATCCACAGAACAAAATTGGTCGTCCACGCCAGCTCTACCTTGGGCAAACCGCGCGCGACTACGTGGATATCGAAAACCGCTAAACGTTCTCGTTGTACAAAATAATAGCCTCGCCATTTTGGCGGGGCTTTTTTGTCGGCTGACCGCTCTCAAACAGGTCATCCACAAAATCACCCAGTGAGTCGCCAGCATCCAAGTCAGGTATTTTTGCGGCCACCAGCGCTCAAATAGGGGTCAACCCTGGCCCTCTTTGTGACCATTTTCAGCAATTGGTTCCCGGTGGGCGACAATCACCGCAGCGTTAAATCATTGTGGAAGCTCTGGTTCCGTTTTCCAGACAATCTGTCTCTTATTGTCTTGTTCCAATGCCCCAACCAGAGGTAATTTAAACAAAATATTGATCACTTTCTGGGGGACATTTCTATGATGTGGATGGCGCTTTTGGGTATCGGCCTGGTTGCCGGTATCGCCTTTATTATTGACGACGACGATGATGATGTACCTGCTGACACCGGCAGCGGCAGCGATTCCGGCGGGGACACGGGGGGCGGTTCTGATGTCGACTCCTTTATTGGTGCCAGCGGTGATGACGACATCGACGGGGACGCGGAAAACAACACGCTCCTGGGCAAGAATGGCGACGACAGTCTTGACGGCAAAGAAGGCGATGACCGCGTCTTTGGCGACGGCGGCCAGGACAGCGTCGATGGTGGCGAAGGCGACGATGAAGTCTTTGGCGGCAACGGCAAAGATCTGGTCCTGGGTGGTGAGGGCAATGACCTTCTCCGCGGCGGACGCGACGCAGATCTTTTGGTTGATACCTCAGGGGCTGACACCATCTATGGCGATACCGGCAATGACGTGATTGTCTCCAGTGGCAATCTTGACCCGGCCACTGAAAACGACATTGTCGCGGTTCTTGCGCAGCCGATGGACTTTATCTCCGATGCCGATACCGAAGGCGATGTTGTTGATGCTGGTAACGGCGATGACACCGTCATCTTTGGGGTAAATGATACCATCACCGGCGGCGCCGGCGAAGACACCTTCATGGCGCTGTCCTGGCTGGAAGGCGGTGAAGCGGCAACCATAACCGATTTTGATCCGGATGAAGACAACCTGATCTATTCCTATGACGCGTCACAAACAGAGCCAGTCATGACCGTAACCATGCAGGACAATGACAGCGGCTCCTCTGACGCGCTGATCTCTGCCAATGGTCATTTGGTTCTGCGGGTCGAAGATCAAGACCCCGCCACCTTTGATCTGACCAAACATCTGGTTCTGATCGAGGGCTCAGGCACAGCTGCAGCTGCCACTGCCTAGGTCTGATCACTGCTAAAAACATCCAGGGGAAAGCCGCGTTGGGATCTGCTCCTCACGCGGCTTTTCTGTATCCGCCAGCGCCTGCGGGACAAGGTAAACCACAAAAAAAGCAAAGCGAGGGGGCGCCCTAGGCGGCTGCCCCTTGCATCTGGGCGAGCACACTGGCCGGGCTGCCTGGCGCTGTCATAAAGGGCGCCATGTCTGCATCATTGGTGCAGGCCACCTCGCCAGACAAAATACGGCTGGACATTGAGCGCTGGCTGATACCATGGGCCCTCAGGAATTCGGCATCCTGATGCGGGCGAAACTCCCCCTGCGACTCGGGGTCGGAAAGATACTTGCCGATCACTTTTGGCACCCGGGTTTGCTTTAGGTTGTTGCCTTTCAATACCGACCAAAAGAACCCATCCCCCATGGAGCGGATCACTTCACCGTTGTTGAAATAGGATGGATACCATTTTCCGATCATATGGACATCCCACAGCGTTGCAGGGCCAAAGGTCCCGCGCTCTCCGGTGCCGCTGCCCAAGCGCAGGTTTTGATCCAGTACCGGGGGCCAGGTGGGTTTGAAATGGGTGTAGTCAATATCTGTCAGATCAAAGGGCTCTGCCATATCCTTTTCGTCAAAACAGATCTCCCATTCGCCACAGACCAGCGCCGAATTTGTCTCCAGCGCCGTTCCCGCCAACAGCCCCACCGCATCGCGTGCCAGGCGATCATCCATATTGAGGTTCATCACATAGGGCGTCGTCGACAGGGCGGTTCCGGCGGACCAGGCTTCATAGATGCTCAGTGGTTCATCAAAACTGTGCCAGGGCGCATCCAGCCAATCTGGTGCCGTATCGCCGTTGTCAAAGATGTAGCAGGGTTGAACATTTAACGTCTGGGACTTCAAATTCTCCCAATGAGCCCGCAGCAGGTCCAACTTGTTTTTCTGTTGATGCCACACCGCGCAAAAGACCGTGACGATGGGCTGTTGATCCTGCGCGAGGCTGGACAGATTATGGGAGGTGAATTTCACGACAATAAATCCTAAAACGTCTAATGCGCCGAGAGGACGATCCACCCAACGCATAGAGTCTTAGGGTTTCATACCTAATTGACCGTTAACGGCCCTCGAATGTGGCGGGGCGTTTTTCCAGAAAGGCGGTGACGCCCTCATTGAAATCACGGGTTTTGCCACATTCCCCCTGCAGGCTCGCCTCAACCGAGAGCTGTTCCGGCAGGCTGTTGCCATAGCTGGCGCGGATCGCGGTTTTGATGGCGCCAAAGGCCTTGGTTGGGCCATTGGCCAGATAGGCCGCGCGTGCGCGCCAATGGGCTTCAAAGTCATCATCCGGGATGGCCTCCCAGATCATCCCCCAGTCGCTAGCCTGTTTGGCAGAAATCTTATCCGCAAACAGCGCGGCCCCCATGGCCTTGGCCAGGCCCATTTGGCGCGGCAGGAACCAGGTGCCACCGGCATCCGGCATCAGGCCAATGCGGGCAAAAGCCTGCAGGAAATAGGCGCTTTCGGTCGCAATCACCACATCTGCCGCCAGGGCCAGATTGGCGCCTGCGCCAGCAACCGGACCGTTAATGACAGAGAGGGTCGGAACCGGGCAGTCATAGATGGCCTCCAGCATCGGGGTGTATTCATCCCGCAGGGTGCGTTCCATATCAATGTCGCCATTGCCAGAAGCATCGCTCAGATCCTGGCCCGAGCAAAACGCCCCCCCGGCCCCGGTGAGCACAACCGCGCGGGCCTCGGATGCCGCGCGTTTCATTGCATGCGTGATCTCTGCCCGCATCTGGCCTGTCAGCGCATTCATCTTGCCTGGGCGGTTCAGCGTGACAATCGCCAGATCATCCTCACAGGTGTACAGGATTTCCTTGTAGTCCATCAAAGCCTCATATTTCTCAAACGCGGGTCTCGTATACGCGGGGCCGGTTCTGCGACCGCACTGCCCCGGTTTACCCGCAACCGTGGCGCAAAGCACAAGCAGGCGAA
This genomic interval carries:
- the gltA gene encoding citrate synthase — protein: MTETQKTAKLSLNGQDYELPIFSPTAGPDVLDIRKLYAQAGVFTYDPGFTSTASCDSTITFIDGGKGELLHRGYPIDQLASQSHYLEVCYLLLYGELPTATQLEDFEARVTRHTMVHEQMHNFFRGFRRDAHPMATLVGVVGAMSAFYHDSTDISDPWQREVASIRLIAKLPTIAAMAYKYSIGQPFVYPRNDLDYAANFLHMCFSVPAEDYNVNPILSRAMDRIFTLHADHEQNASTSTVRLASSSGANPFACIAAGIACLWGPAHGGANQACLEMLKEIGTVDRIPEFIARAKDKDDPFRLMGFGHRVYKNTDPRATVLKQSADEVLELLGVEDNPLLQVAKELEQTALNDPYFKEKKLFPNVDFYSGIILEAMGFPTSMFTPIFALSRTVGWISQWKEMIADPQNKIGRPRQLYLGQTARDYVDIENR
- a CDS encoding calcium-binding protein; translated protein: MALLGIGLVAGIAFIIDDDDDDVPADTGSGSDSGGDTGGGSDVDSFIGASGDDDIDGDAENNTLLGKNGDDSLDGKEGDDRVFGDGGQDSVDGGEGDDEVFGGNGKDLVLGGEGNDLLRGGRDADLLVDTSGADTIYGDTGNDVIVSSGNLDPATENDIVAVLAQPMDFISDADTEGDVVDAGNGDDTVIFGVNDTITGGAGEDTFMALSWLEGGEAATITDFDPDEDNLIYSYDASQTEPVMTVTMQDNDSGSSDALISANGHLVLRVEDQDPATFDLTKHLVLIEGSGTAAAATA
- a CDS encoding glycosyltransferase family 2 protein — encoded protein: MKFTSHNLSSLAQDQQPIVTVFCAVWHQQKNKLDLLRAHWENLKSQTLNVQPCYIFDNGDTAPDWLDAPWHSFDEPLSIYEAWSAGTALSTTPYVMNLNMDDRLARDAVGLLAGTALETNSALVCGEWEICFDEKDMAEPFDLTDIDYTHFKPTWPPVLDQNLRLGSGTGERGTFGPATLWDVHMIGKWYPSYFNNGEVIRSMGDGFFWSVLKGNNLKQTRVPKVIGKYLSDPESQGEFRPHQDAEFLRAHGISQRSMSSRILSGEVACTNDADMAPFMTAPGSPASVLAQMQGAAA
- a CDS encoding enoyl-CoA hydratase-related protein translates to MDYKEILYTCEDDLAIVTLNRPGKMNALTGQMRAEITHAMKRAASEARAVVLTGAGGAFCSGQDLSDASGNGDIDMERTLRDEYTPMLEAIYDCPVPTLSVINGPVAGAGANLALAADVVIATESAYFLQAFARIGLMPDAGGTWFLPRQMGLAKAMGAALFADKISAKQASDWGMIWEAIPDDDFEAHWRARAAYLANGPTKAFGAIKTAIRASYGNSLPEQLSVEASLQGECGKTRDFNEGVTAFLEKRPATFEGR